From Deinococcus misasensis DSM 22328, one genomic window encodes:
- a CDS encoding PhnD/SsuA/transferrin family substrate-binding protein: MLPTFTQNPSRLRKVASHLPSITLSSLSPFDWLHHPSPLQSRESGLLSGAVPFAFLSGLHAIKHSELELLAVPVPLSERSAQQPIYHSDIVVRWDSHFDTWQDLAEAQWAYSTPSSLSSLLAPLFQLGMQEVPFQGFLLLPGLPLLPLNRCSTSKRMLWRFTA; the protein is encoded by the coding sequence ATGCTTCCCACATTCACCCAGAATCCATCCCGCCTCCGCAAGGTGGCGTCCCATTTGCCATCCATCACATTATCATCCCTGAGTCCTTTTGACTGGTTGCACCACCCTTCTCCCCTTCAGAGCCGTGAATCCGGCTTGCTTTCTGGAGCAGTGCCATTTGCATTTTTAAGTGGACTGCACGCCATCAAACACAGTGAACTGGAACTGCTGGCCGTGCCTGTTCCCCTGTCTGAACGTTCTGCACAACAGCCCATTTACCACAGCGACATTGTGGTGCGCTGGGACAGCCATTTCGACACCTGGCAGGACCTTGCTGAAGCCCAGTGGGCCTACAGCACCCCCTCTTCTCTGTCTTCGCTGCTGGCCCCCCTTTTTCAACTCGGGATGCAGGAGGTGCCTTTTCAGGGGTTTTTGCTCCTGCCGGGTCTCCCTTTGCTGCCCTTGAACAGGTGCTCCACCAGCAAGCGGATGCTGTGGCGGTTCACAGCCTGA
- a CDS encoding PhnD/SsuA/transferrin family substrate-binding protein gives MLHQQADAVAVHSLTLKKILQAHPEWKRHLRVISSLGPFPMAPVVTHQRQDALQKERWKRDLLQLHQTPEGKHELQKAGISHFESVQREQYLPLLALEKQARKWQAQVILPE, from the coding sequence GTGCTCCACCAGCAAGCGGATGCTGTGGCGGTTCACAGCCTGACCCTGAAAAAAATCTTGCAGGCCCATCCCGAGTGGAAACGGCACCTCCGGGTGATTTCCAGCCTCGGGCCTTTTCCAATGGCTCCAGTGGTGACCCACCAGAGGCAAGATGCTCTTCAGAAAGAACGCTGGAAACGGGATTTGCTGCAACTCCACCAGACCCCTGAAGGCAAACATGAATTGCAGAAAGCGGGCATCAGCCACTTTGAGTCGGTCCAAAGGGAGCAGTATCTGCCGTTGCTGGCTCTGGAGAAGCAGGCCCGGAAATGGCAGGCACAGGTGATTTTGCCAGAGTAG
- a CDS encoding sulfate ABC transporter substrate-binding protein produces the protein MQKHLTLGLILLASTAHASTTLLNVSYDPTREFYQEFNQAFAKHWKKQTGQDLTFNQSHAGSGAQARAVIDGLEADVVTLALSYDIDSIAEKAKLLPENWQSRLAYNSSPYTSTIVFLVRKGNPKNIKDWDDLVKPNVQVITPNPKTSGGARWNFLAAWGFALKKYKTEDKAKDFVTRLFKNVPVLDSGARGSTTTFVERGIGDVLLAWENEALLATRELGEGKFQIVAPSLSILAEPPVTWVDKNVQKHGTEKVAKAYLNYLYSQEGQEIAAKNYYRPRSKNILAKYEKQFPKVKLFTLQSVFGNWQSAQKKFFNDGGLFDQIYQK, from the coding sequence ATGCAAAAACACCTGACCCTTGGACTGATCTTGCTCGCCAGCACCGCCCATGCCTCCACCACCTTGCTCAATGTCTCTTACGACCCCACCCGAGAGTTCTATCAGGAGTTCAATCAGGCCTTTGCCAAACACTGGAAAAAGCAAACCGGACAGGACCTCACCTTCAACCAGTCCCACGCTGGTAGTGGTGCACAGGCCAGAGCCGTGATCGACGGTCTGGAGGCCGATGTGGTCACCCTCGCCCTGTCTTACGACATCGACTCCATTGCTGAAAAAGCCAAACTGCTCCCTGAAAACTGGCAATCCCGACTGGCCTACAACAGTTCCCCTTACACCTCCACCATCGTGTTTCTGGTGCGCAAAGGCAACCCCAAAAACATCAAAGACTGGGACGATCTGGTGAAGCCCAACGTGCAGGTCATCACCCCCAACCCCAAAACCAGTGGAGGGGCACGCTGGAACTTTCTGGCCGCATGGGGCTTTGCCCTGAAAAAATACAAAACCGAAGACAAAGCCAAGGACTTCGTGACCCGCCTGTTCAAAAACGTGCCTGTGCTGGACTCGGGCGCTCGGGGAAGCACCACCACCTTTGTGGAACGGGGCATCGGGGATGTGCTGCTGGCATGGGAAAACGAAGCCCTGCTCGCAACCCGAGAACTGGGCGAGGGCAAATTCCAGATTGTGGCCCCCTCCTTGAGCATTCTGGCTGAACCTCCTGTCACCTGGGTGGACAAGAACGTGCAAAAACACGGCACCGAAAAAGTGGCCAAAGCCTACCTGAATTACCTTTATTCTCAGGAAGGTCAGGAAATTGCCGCCAAAAATTACTACCGCCCCAGAAGCAAAAACATTCTGGCCAAATACGAAAAGCAATTCCCCAAAGTGAAACTGTTCACCCTGCAAAGCGTGTTTGGCAACTGGCAATCCGCCCAGAAGAAATTCTTCAATGATGGCGGCCTGTTCGACCAGATTTACCAGAAGTGA
- the cysT gene encoding sulfate ABC transporter permease subunit CysT, with protein sequence MLQVLKPSRGHILPGYRLTLFYTLFYLLLIVLIPLGGLFVKTASLSWTAFWEVILTPRVLASFRVTFGSALVSALINVVFGLVTAWVLVRYSFPFKRPLDSLIDFPFALPTAVAGITLTSLLAPSGWVGQHLEPLGIKAAYSPLGIVLALTFIGLPFVVRSVQPVLEAVGKEVEEAAESLGASRGQVFLRVILPEILPALLTGFTLAFARTVGEYGSVIFISGNMPMKTEIVPLLIVGKLEQFDYTAATALAVVMLVVSFVLLLLSNHLQSLANRRLGTS encoded by the coding sequence ATGCTTCAGGTGCTCAAGCCCTCCAGAGGCCACATCCTGCCCGGTTACCGACTGACCCTGTTTTACACCCTGTTTTACCTGCTTTTGATTGTGCTGATCCCTCTGGGGGGCCTGTTTGTGAAAACCGCCTCCCTGAGCTGGACCGCCTTCTGGGAAGTGATCCTCACCCCGAGGGTGCTGGCTTCCTTCCGGGTGACCTTCGGAAGCGCTCTGGTCTCTGCCCTGATCAATGTGGTGTTCGGACTGGTCACCGCATGGGTGCTGGTGCGTTACTCTTTTCCCTTCAAACGCCCGCTGGACAGCCTGATTGATTTTCCCTTCGCGCTGCCCACAGCCGTTGCAGGCATCACGCTCACGTCCCTGCTCGCCCCTTCAGGGTGGGTGGGGCAACACCTCGAACCTCTGGGCATCAAAGCCGCCTACAGCCCTCTGGGCATCGTGCTGGCCCTGACCTTCATTGGTCTGCCTTTCGTGGTGCGCAGCGTGCAACCTGTGCTGGAAGCCGTCGGAAAAGAGGTCGAGGAGGCCGCCGAGAGCCTCGGGGCTTCCAGAGGTCAGGTGTTCTTGCGGGTGATCCTGCCCGAGATCCTGCCTGCCCTTTTGACCGGATTCACGCTGGCTTTTGCCCGCACCGTTGGTGAGTACGGCTCGGTGATTTTCATCTCGGGGAACATGCCCATGAAAACCGAAATCGTGCCCCTTTTGATTGTGGGCAAACTGGAACAGTTCGACTACACCGCAGCCACTGCACTTGCCGTGGTGATGCTGGTGGTGTCCTTTGTGCTCTTGCTGCTCAGCAACCACCTGCAAAGCCTTGCCAACCGGAGGCTGGGAACTTCATGA
- the cysW gene encoding sulfate ABC transporter permease subunit CysW produces MNHRTEPLWIKWTLIGLMLMFLGLFLVLPLVTVFYEAFRQGWTNYVSALLDKDALSAIRLTLLTLLIVVPLNTVFGVAAAWLVSKYEFHGKRLLVTLIDLPLAVSPVISGLVYVLLFGRQGFFGPWLLEHDLKIIFAIPGIVLATAFVTFSFVARELIPVMQSQGTEEEEAALILGANGWQTFLKVTLPNIKWGLLYGVIMCNARAMGEFGAVSVVSGRIRGQTNTMPLHVEILYNEYKTSAAFAVASLLTLLALVTLVVKSLIEHRQPLQRNT; encoded by the coding sequence ATGAACCACCGCACCGAACCCCTCTGGATCAAATGGACCCTGATCGGCCTGATGCTGATGTTTCTGGGATTGTTTCTGGTGCTGCCTCTGGTCACCGTTTTTTACGAAGCGTTCCGTCAGGGCTGGACCAACTATGTCTCTGCACTGCTGGACAAAGATGCCCTGAGCGCCATCCGCCTCACTTTGCTGACGTTGCTGATCGTGGTTCCGCTCAACACAGTGTTTGGGGTGGCTGCTGCGTGGCTGGTCAGCAAGTACGAATTTCACGGCAAACGCCTGCTGGTCACCCTGATCGATTTGCCTCTGGCGGTTTCTCCGGTGATCTCGGGGCTGGTTTACGTGCTGCTCTTTGGCAGGCAGGGCTTTTTCGGACCGTGGCTGCTGGAACACGACCTCAAGATCATTTTTGCCATTCCCGGCATCGTGCTGGCCACCGCTTTCGTGACTTTCTCCTTTGTGGCCAGAGAACTGATTCCCGTGATGCAATCGCAAGGCACCGAAGAGGAGGAAGCCGCCCTGATCCTCGGGGCCAACGGATGGCAGACCTTCCTGAAAGTCACCCTCCCCAACATCAAATGGGGCCTGCTCTACGGGGTGATCATGTGCAATGCCAGAGCCATGGGTGAATTCGGAGCCGTGTCGGTGGTTTCAGGCCGCATCCGTGGACAGACCAACACCATGCCCCTGCACGTGGAAATTCTCTACAACGAATACAAAACCAGTGCAGCTTTTGCGGTGGCCTCGTTGCTGACCTTGCTGGCTCTGGTGACCCTGGTGGTCAAAAGCCTGATCGAGCACCGCCAACCCCTCCAGAGGAACACATGA
- a CDS encoding sulfate/molybdate ABC transporter ATP-binding protein, with protein MSIQIQNVHKTFGKTPVLHDINLDIPTGELVALLGPSGSGKTTLLRIIAGLETPDSGKVLLHEEDATHQNPGERQVGFVFQHYALFRHMTVFENVAFGLRVKPRSQRPDRQTIQKKVHELLKLVQLDWSADRYPSQLSGGQRQRVALARALAVEPRVLLLDEPFGALDAKVREELRGWLRRLHDEIHLTSVFVTHDQQEAMEVASRVVVFHEGRIEQVGSPATVYDQPASEFVYHFLGRSHTLTVNGKPGLVRPHDFELGLQPTPNSQSGDILHIHLIGPHARLEVKSHASGELLEIELPRSHLKTLHLTVNQQVHFRPEHITFFEPR; from the coding sequence ATGAGCATCCAGATTCAAAACGTCCACAAAACCTTCGGCAAAACCCCTGTGCTGCACGACATCAACCTCGACATTCCCACCGGTGAACTGGTGGCCTTGCTGGGACCCTCAGGCAGTGGAAAAACCACCCTGCTGCGCATCATTGCCGGGCTGGAAACCCCCGACTCTGGAAAAGTGCTGCTGCACGAGGAGGACGCCACCCACCAGAATCCCGGTGAGCGTCAGGTGGGATTCGTGTTCCAGCATTACGCCCTTTTCCGGCACATGACCGTCTTTGAGAACGTGGCTTTTGGCCTCCGGGTCAAACCCCGCAGCCAGAGGCCCGACCGTCAAACCATCCAGAAAAAAGTCCACGAACTGCTGAAACTGGTGCAACTGGACTGGTCCGCAGACCGTTACCCCTCGCAGCTTTCTGGAGGCCAGAGGCAACGGGTGGCCCTCGCGCGGGCTCTGGCCGTGGAACCCAGGGTCTTGCTGCTCGATGAGCCTTTCGGGGCTCTGGACGCCAAAGTGCGCGAAGAACTGCGCGGATGGTTGCGCAGGCTGCACGACGAAATCCACCTGACCAGCGTCTTCGTGACCCACGACCAGCAGGAAGCCATGGAGGTGGCCTCTCGGGTGGTGGTGTTCCATGAAGGTCGCATCGAACAGGTCGGGTCTCCGGCCACAGTGTACGACCAGCCTGCCTCTGAGTTCGTGTACCACTTTCTGGGCCGCTCCCACACCCTGACCGTGAACGGCAAACCGGGTCTGGTGCGCCCCCACGACTTCGAACTGGGCTTGCAACCCACGCCCAACAGCCAGAGTGGCGACATCTTGCACATCCACCTGATTGGCCCCCACGCCCGACTGGAAGTGAAAAGCCACGCCTCTGGCGAGTTGTTGGAAATCGAACTGCCCCGCTCCCACCTCAAAACCCTCCATTTGACCGTGAACCAGCAAGTGCATTTCCGTCCTGAACACATCACATTTTTTGAACCGAGGTGA
- a CDS encoding RBBP9/YdeN family alpha/beta hydrolase, whose translation MSEFDVLIVPGWKNSGPAHWQTLWQNTHPEYRRVEQKNWNHPVRSHWIEQLELHVQAARKPVILVAHSLGCITVAHWARPTETRVAGALLVAPADVERRKVASELRNFAPVPRKSLPFPSIVVGSTTDLTCSAERAQEFSRSWGSEFVNLGDVGHINVDSGHGLFPQGEALLHSLTRLGLLLRGSAGAPLEGTGDFRNLTELDAYSMPHR comes from the coding sequence ATGTCCGAATTTGATGTTTTGATTGTGCCCGGCTGGAAAAACAGCGGCCCTGCCCACTGGCAAACCCTCTGGCAAAACACCCACCCCGAGTACCGTCGGGTGGAGCAAAAGAACTGGAACCATCCGGTGCGTTCCCACTGGATCGAGCAACTGGAACTCCATGTGCAGGCCGCACGCAAACCGGTGATTCTGGTGGCCCACAGCCTCGGGTGCATCACGGTGGCCCACTGGGCCAGACCCACCGAAACCCGCGTTGCTGGCGCACTGCTGGTCGCCCCTGCCGATGTGGAACGCCGCAAAGTGGCCAGCGAACTGCGCAATTTTGCCCCCGTCCCCCGCAAATCCCTCCCCTTCCCGAGCATCGTGGTGGGCAGCACCACCGACTTGACCTGCTCTGCAGAACGGGCACAGGAATTTTCCCGCTCGTGGGGCAGTGAATTTGTGAACCTCGGGGATGTGGGGCACATCAATGTGGACAGCGGACACGGACTTTTCCCCCAAGGGGAAGCCCTGCTGCACAGCCTGACCCGCCTCGGGCTCCTGCTGCGCGGATCGGCAGGGGCACCTCTGGAAGGGACAGGAGATTTTCGGAATTTGACGGAACTGGACGCTTATTCCATGCCCCACAGGTGA
- a CDS encoding GAF domain-containing sensor histidine kinase, with the protein MTREVRESLQGSTWGQFADQIVENSQRVLGYPYVFLTQCDLNTGQARCVAWAGLHLTVVKRTLQAVKVALPNFDPLGASAPIDANPFTAQVYRNGEVVNRSALDIVQGAVPDLVVHFAQKIVGVDHVLMVPLQLEGHVYGALVCCHNEAHVPEHKLDLARAFASQVAFGLHNAELRRQQELVMQELQASRELLTQAEERTRQQVSEHLHSRVQSRLLVAWYRLGQVKSKEQEVQHTLNQVRDELEHIREHEVRLLSHQLHPEALDVGLIAALQLLVQRMQHMLDVHIQVDSKLLKHEEENQGLSASSRLVAFRVIEEALGNTIKHARARNATVTLRLQNHTLFLEVQDDGIGFDPKRALKGLGLRWMDARIKQVEGTWGVDSQKGGPSRIWARIPS; encoded by the coding sequence ATGACCAGAGAGGTGCGAGAAAGCCTGCAAGGCAGCACATGGGGGCAGTTCGCAGACCAGATTGTGGAGAACTCCCAGAGGGTGCTCGGGTATCCTTATGTGTTCCTGACCCAGTGTGATCTGAACACCGGGCAGGCGCGATGTGTGGCATGGGCTGGACTGCACCTGACCGTGGTGAAGCGCACCCTGCAGGCCGTCAAGGTGGCCCTGCCGAACTTCGATCCTCTTGGGGCATCTGCGCCCATTGATGCCAACCCGTTTACTGCACAGGTGTACCGCAATGGAGAAGTGGTCAACCGCTCTGCTCTGGACATCGTGCAAGGAGCGGTGCCCGATCTGGTGGTGCATTTCGCCCAGAAAATAGTGGGGGTGGACCATGTGCTGATGGTGCCCCTGCAACTGGAAGGGCACGTGTATGGGGCTCTGGTGTGCTGCCACAACGAAGCCCACGTTCCAGAGCACAAACTGGACCTTGCCAGAGCTTTTGCCAGTCAGGTCGCGTTTGGCCTGCACAACGCTGAGCTTCGCAGGCAACAGGAATTGGTGATGCAGGAACTGCAAGCCTCAAGGGAACTGCTGACGCAGGCCGAGGAACGCACCCGGCAGCAGGTCAGCGAGCACCTTCATTCCAGAGTGCAATCCCGACTGCTGGTGGCGTGGTACCGACTCGGGCAGGTGAAAAGCAAAGAGCAGGAGGTCCAGCACACCCTGAATCAGGTGCGGGATGAACTCGAACACATCCGTGAACATGAAGTGCGCCTGCTCAGCCACCAACTGCACCCCGAGGCTCTGGATGTCGGTCTGATTGCGGCTTTACAATTGCTGGTCCAGAGGATGCAGCACATGCTGGACGTGCACATTCAGGTGGACAGCAAACTGCTGAAACACGAAGAGGAAAATCAGGGGCTCTCGGCGTCCAGCCGTCTGGTGGCCTTCCGCGTGATCGAAGAGGCCCTTGGAAACACCATCAAACACGCAAGGGCCAGAAATGCCACCGTGACCCTGAGGCTCCAGAACCACACCCTGTTTTTGGAGGTGCAAGACGACGGCATCGGCTTTGACCCCAAACGTGCCCTCAAAGGACTGGGGCTGCGCTGGATGGATGCCCGCATCAAGCAGGTGGAAGGCACCTGGGGTGTGGACAGCCAAAAAGGAGGCCCGAGTCGCATCTGGGCGAGGATCCCGTCATGA
- a CDS encoding response regulator gives MKPLKILIVEDETLFSALLRTALEHTREVQVLAVCHSAQQALADPRMQDADAVILDIDLGPDSEMNGIQLGRHLRERQPSLGIVLLSNHSSLVFARTLGTDFTGWAYLLKKSVQDITIILRALHRVKDGEVVLDPQLLHPEQLQKKHFPHLTARQWELWTLITQGYTNAAIAAELGLSQKWIDNAIGGLYGALGLDTSQANLNARVAAALLYARTIQQGFLTLLDE, from the coding sequence ATGAAACCCCTGAAAATCCTGATCGTTGAAGACGAAACCCTGTTCAGTGCCTTGCTGCGCACCGCTCTGGAACACACCCGCGAAGTGCAGGTGCTGGCCGTGTGCCACTCTGCACAGCAAGCCCTCGCTGACCCACGCATGCAAGACGCCGATGCCGTGATTCTGGACATCGACCTTGGACCGGACAGCGAAATGAATGGCATCCAGCTTGGTCGTCACCTGAGGGAAAGGCAACCTTCATTGGGCATCGTGCTGCTCTCCAACCACAGCAGTCTGGTGTTTGCAAGGACCCTCGGGACGGATTTCACCGGATGGGCTTACCTGCTGAAAAAATCCGTGCAGGACATCACCATCATCCTGCGTGCCCTGCACAGGGTGAAAGACGGCGAGGTGGTGCTGGACCCGCAACTCCTTCACCCAGAGCAGCTTCAAAAAAAGCACTTCCCGCACCTGACCGCAAGGCAATGGGAACTCTGGACCCTGATCACGCAGGGATACACCAATGCCGCCATCGCTGCCGAACTGGGCCTCAGCCAGAAATGGATCGACAATGCCATCGGTGGGCTGTACGGGGCTCTGGGACTGGACACCAGTCAGGCCAACCTGAATGCTCGGGTCGCGGCAGCTTTGCTGTATGCGAGGACCATTCAGCAGGGTTTCCTGACTTTATTGGACGAGTAA
- a CDS encoding FG-GAP repeat domain-containing protein, whose translation MKKKLVLMSLLLAGCQQASQVSPIEKTPSHLVAFQFQAGEGNTQKQSVQPLAVQEVSGLVFQQLSTSTFTVKQKGVRYLSTTYKVTNQSGRTLKDLAFVGVNLDDTDGDPSNNSMQPTAGNTAFARVKLYDGTDASGKASSMVPGHLYTYDPQNDRAIFEARGTAFARGLSVPDFDPVHPEGLTLNKLDFGWVLYGDFENNTSRTVTFSTQLPLSANAKDDPFSFSFIAAFAELNRRQNVQFQSPTQLNFGSTVSKVATGDFNEDGYPDLVVTRNNANSVYILLNDTTGHFPTITTASTPWPMYLVVPAFVNADPHQDLLLADYGHGTVQILLGNGDGTFEDGDGVALDTGLIDLQVADLNGDAYPDILGLTMNALIVQMSNAGGPFVAPEQRYTSVEPFSMLSAGNLNGDNHPDVVIAGPTNQLFVLNNNGDGTLSAATTYQSSFSPSGLVVTDLNGEPGDDVAVSALYGANISVHPGDGNGQLFPFAQSAAGRLFGDLTHADFNGDGLTDLATSVFSTSLQVNLNDGNGNFPESVSVPISGFVKDLSSADLNGDGKVDLVGLIPDDDALVVVLQE comes from the coding sequence ATGAAAAAGAAACTGGTTTTGATGTCCCTGTTGCTGGCCGGTTGCCAGCAGGCTTCGCAGGTCTCCCCCATCGAAAAAACCCCTTCCCATCTGGTGGCATTTCAATTTCAGGCTGGAGAGGGAAACACCCAAAAACAAAGTGTGCAACCTCTGGCGGTGCAGGAGGTCTCGGGTCTGGTGTTTCAGCAGTTGTCCACCAGCACCTTCACGGTCAAACAAAAAGGGGTGCGTTACCTGAGCACCACCTACAAGGTGACCAACCAGAGCGGCAGAACCCTCAAAGATCTGGCTTTTGTGGGGGTGAACCTGGACGACACCGACGGGGACCCCTCCAACAACAGCATGCAACCCACCGCAGGGAACACCGCTTTTGCCAGAGTCAAGCTGTACGACGGCACCGACGCCTCTGGAAAAGCCAGCAGCATGGTTCCCGGCCACCTGTACACCTATGATCCCCAGAACGACCGGGCCATTTTTGAAGCCAGAGGCACGGCTTTTGCTCGGGGTCTGTCTGTGCCAGATTTTGATCCTGTCCATCCAGAGGGTCTGACCCTGAACAAGCTGGATTTTGGATGGGTGCTGTACGGGGATTTTGAGAACAACACCTCACGCACGGTCACTTTTTCCACGCAATTGCCTTTGTCTGCCAATGCCAAAGACGATCCATTCAGCTTTTCCTTCATTGCTGCTTTTGCAGAACTGAACCGCAGGCAAAACGTGCAATTCCAGAGCCCCACCCAATTGAATTTTGGATCGACGGTCTCGAAGGTGGCCACAGGGGACTTCAACGAAGACGGTTACCCGGATCTGGTGGTCACACGCAACAACGCCAACAGCGTGTACATCCTGCTGAACGACACCACCGGGCATTTCCCCACCATCACCACCGCAAGCACCCCATGGCCCATGTATCTGGTGGTTCCTGCTTTCGTGAATGCAGACCCACATCAGGACCTGTTGCTGGCCGATTACGGCCATGGCACTGTGCAAATCTTGTTGGGCAATGGAGACGGCACCTTTGAGGACGGAGATGGCGTGGCTCTGGACACCGGACTGATCGACCTGCAGGTGGCAGATCTGAACGGCGATGCTTACCCAGACATCCTCGGCCTCACCATGAACGCCCTGATCGTTCAGATGAGCAATGCAGGAGGCCCCTTTGTGGCCCCAGAGCAGCGCTACACCTCTGTTGAGCCCTTTTCGATGTTGTCTGCTGGAAACCTCAATGGGGACAACCATCCAGACGTGGTGATCGCTGGCCCCACCAACCAGCTTTTCGTCCTGAACAACAACGGAGATGGAACCCTGAGCGCAGCCACCACCTACCAGAGCAGTTTCTCCCCCTCTGGTCTTGTGGTGACCGACCTGAACGGAGAACCCGGCGATGATGTGGCCGTCTCAGCGCTCTATGGAGCAAACATCAGTGTGCACCCCGGAGATGGAAACGGGCAACTGTTCCCATTCGCCCAGAGTGCAGCCGGACGCCTTTTTGGAGACCTCACCCATGCCGATTTCAATGGGGATGGCCTGACCGACCTTGCCACCTCGGTCTTTTCCACTTCCCTGCAAGTCAATTTGAACGACGGAAATGGCAACTTTCCAGAGTCGGTTTCGGTGCCCATCTCGGGGTTCGTCAAGGACCTGAGCAGTGCAGACCTGAATGGGGATGGGAAAGTGGACCTGGTGGGGTTGATCCCAGATGATGATGCTCTGGTGGTTGTTTTGCAGGAGTGA
- a CDS encoding MvaI/BcnI family restriction endonuclease, which yields MDTLNALIQRLKQNGATRILYKPLSANDNTKQQIYIGGNWEVLSVLPFGEIQSYPEVRQPNFKAPVNLYWMNEEGQVAHAPGAQLIMYPKYPEIRLSGFLKGCPLAPSAHMQPNPRTEGRILVLGICPDRRILAHLLLPGQAITAELLDQPVLSVAGVFRELILDRDPLEELLEKLHDIHQMGFVDSCRLNSSGQKIPYVAQNGGGYTLEALLDIIPNGHSEPDFRGIEIKQFGVKRFDRLGSPRITLMTPEPVGGIYVNPGVIPFLHLYGKPEPAKDRIYFTGTHQYGVVHATTGLRLDLQGYNITASGKFEITDITKGIMLVDPRTADTVAALWTFQQIIDHWSKKHGRTVYVPAISQQKLLGDDKTIRQYHYNDQVWLGVSTDPIRFFRSLLSKKVYYDPGTKVENLSGTPVTKRRNQFRMNFKNLASLYDTFELK from the coding sequence GTGGACACCCTCAATGCCTTGATTCAACGCTTGAAGCAAAATGGAGCAACACGAATTCTTTACAAACCACTCAGTGCCAATGACAACACCAAACAGCAAATCTACATTGGCGGAAATTGGGAAGTGCTTTCAGTGCTTCCCTTTGGCGAGATCCAGAGTTACCCGGAAGTCAGACAACCCAACTTCAAAGCGCCAGTGAATCTGTACTGGATGAATGAAGAAGGGCAGGTGGCCCACGCGCCTGGTGCCCAGCTCATCATGTACCCCAAGTACCCTGAAATTCGCCTCTCTGGTTTCTTGAAGGGGTGTCCTCTGGCCCCTTCTGCCCACATGCAACCCAACCCGCGAACAGAAGGAAGAATTCTGGTCTTGGGCATTTGCCCTGATCGCAGAATTCTGGCTCACCTGCTTTTGCCAGGACAGGCCATCACTGCTGAATTGCTGGATCAGCCTGTATTGAGTGTAGCAGGAGTCTTCAGAGAACTCATTCTGGACCGGGATCCTCTGGAAGAACTGCTGGAAAAACTGCATGACATTCATCAGATGGGTTTTGTGGATTCTTGCCGTTTGAATTCTTCTGGTCAGAAAATTCCTTATGTTGCCCAGAACGGTGGTGGGTATACCTTGGAAGCCCTTCTGGACATTATTCCGAATGGGCACAGCGAACCTGACTTCCGGGGCATTGAAATCAAGCAATTTGGGGTCAAGCGCTTTGACCGTTTGGGTAGCCCACGCATCACCCTGATGACGCCCGAACCGGTTGGAGGCATTTATGTGAATCCGGGTGTCATTCCTTTTCTTCATTTGTATGGTAAGCCAGAGCCAGCGAAAGATCGCATTTATTTCACTGGAACCCATCAATATGGTGTGGTGCATGCCACCACAGGCTTACGGTTGGACTTACAGGGATACAACATCACTGCCAGTGGAAAATTTGAGATCACCGACATCACCAAAGGAATCATGCTTGTGGATCCACGGACAGCAGATACTGTGGCGGCTTTGTGGACTTTCCAGCAGATTATTGACCACTGGAGCAAAAAGCATGGTCGAACAGTGTATGTCCCTGCGATTTCACAGCAAAAACTTTTGGGAGATGACAAAACCATCCGCCAGTACCACTACAACGATCAGGTGTGGCTCGGGGTCAGTACAGATCCCATCCGGTTTTTTCGATCTTTGTTGAGCAAAAAGGTGTATTACGATCCAGGAACCAAGGTGGAAAACCTATCAGGTACGCCTGTGACCAAACGCCGAAACCAGTTCCGCATGAACTTCAAAAACCTTGCTTCCCTGTATGACACATTCGAACTCAAGTGA